From the genome of Nicotiana sylvestris chromosome 2, ASM39365v2, whole genome shotgun sequence, one region includes:
- the LOC138884880 gene encoding uncharacterized protein: MMSFLEKLNYISRFITQSTVVCEPIFKMLKKDAATKRTDDFQKAFDKIKEYLSTPPVLVPPELGRPLLLYLAVLDGAFSCLLGMDPLKYIFQKPMPTGKLAKWQIHFSEFDIVYVTQKAIKGQALADHLAKNPVDGEYAPLKMNFPDKEVSVIGEDIAKSYDGWRMFFDGATNFKGVGIRAVLVSEIGQYYLVSAKLRFPCTNNMAEYEACILGLKVDINMNIQ; encoded by the exons atgatgagtttcttggagaaactcaattacatcagccggttcataacACAGTCTACAGTtgtctgtgagccaatctttaagatgttaaagaaagatgccgctACCAAAAGGACTGATGATTtccaaaaagcttttgacaaaatcaaggagtacctgtcaacaccaccggttttggtcccgcccgagctaggaagacctctattactctatcttgcagtattagatggagctttcagttgccttctggg gatggatcctttgaagtacatctttcagaagcccatgcccactggcaagctagccaaatgGCAAATCCATTttagtgaatttgacattgtctacgtgactcagaaggcaatcaagggacaggcactagcagatcaccttgctaaaaatcctGTGGACGGAGAGTACGCACCCCTAAAAATGAATTTTCCTGACAAAGAGGTATCagtcataggagaagacattgcaaaatcctatgatggttggagaatgttttttgatggagcaacaaatttcaaaggagttggcataagagcagtcctagtatcggaAATCGGTCAATATTAcctggtgtctgccaaactcagatttccgtgcaccaacaacatggccgaatacgaagcttgcatcttagggctcaaggtGGACATCAACATGAACATTCAATAa